The following nucleotide sequence is from Salvia miltiorrhiza cultivar Shanhuang (shh) chromosome 7, IMPLAD_Smil_shh, whole genome shotgun sequence.
ACATGTGATGGGCCTTGAGGCCCATATAAATCTTAAATCTCGGCCTATCTTAATTATAACCTTTATTGGAagaataaatttgattttattttcttatgctCCATTTGTAGTTAAAACTAGGGATGTAGTAAATCCCGATGGGTTGATCCAAATAGACCGAAAACGAAGTGGATCGAAAGAATTAGTGTAGCAAAAGATAAATTTGATTGTCTCAAATCTAATAGTACAACAGTTTAATAGAGTTGGTTCGATTAACATTCATACTATAACGAGGAATGAATTTGAGACCAGCTTCGTATGTTCCGAGAGGATGAAATGTAACGTTCTCACTTAAAACATTATTTTTCATTGTTTGATGGCATAATAGGATAAGTATGTTTTATTGATGTAGaagatataattaaaataagattgAGTAGAGACAAGGTTAAGGAATATGCAAATCCCAATCCTTTCggtggagtattattttatggtGAAGAACATTAGTTGACTTGATTGTGTAGGATTTATTTCTTTCACTTTTAATCTTGGAGGATTAAATGATTTTGCTTTACAAGAATCCGAATTGGATATATTTGGACATATATAAAGATTTGAATTATGCGATGCAACTTTTGAAAAGaagaaatttaatatttttatttttggagttAAAActctcttaatttatttttgaacatcAGTATTGGAATCTACTATGTTTGAGAAGATTAAGAGAATAAGTTGAATACATGGACATAGATAATGAATATGACATGCAAAATGGATGGAGTGGAATGAGTCCCACAAGAGCATGAGAACCACAAAATGCCCAAACTTACGTTTCTTAgcatttatttcaaaattaatgcacctaattataaaaaattcttTATTCTCAaatctatctatactatattgAAACATGAGTCAtcaattagaatttaatttcaaattgatttgattgaTGAAATTTTGTAGTTTCTGTAGAAAAAAATAATACCTCGTTCAGCTctgaaaattaatttaatttttatcattttagtaCATTCACAAAAAcaatacaataaattattattaaaattatatttatcatttatatatttataataattcaATTACTTTTCAgttagcccatcgggttagtcgggccgaCCCTATCGGGCGTCGGACTATTCAGTTACGGGCTAGTcgggttgtaatttttatcgggttaaatttttttaaccctaaccctctcggatTGACTAGTTAATCGGGCCTGCCCACGAGTTTCGGactagattgacatccctagtcaGAATCTCGTATTGGACTTTTCTTTAGAACTTAATTAGATCtcattttttattgtttccGAGAGAAAAACGACTTTTtgatctatttatttatatgttgaagGTATGAATTGATTGAGAATGCTATTACAAGAGTTGCTTCTCTTCAAAAATATCAGAGACTtaactaatttaaaatcaaaccAGATTTTGGACAAAGGCCTAAATGCGGCGGCTAAATATCATGCATGCCAACTTTACTACTGTCGAGCAACACGAAACAAAAGAGGAAAAAACAATCCAATAAGAAAAACACCAAAACTGAAAGAGAGTTATTACTTATCTAAAACAAAGCAAATTGTGAAGCAAAGCGAGACAAGAGAGGAGAAATCAAATGAGTTTCAACAATATAGAGAAGGGTGTGGCCTACTCCCACCGACCActttcttcatctttctttcttttcacttCCTCTTTATGTGCTCTGTAGACATATATGCCACACAAGAAAATTCATCAGGTTAATGAAACCCAACAACATGATTAAGTAAGATTTTTgctccaaaataaaaatatactatatattatcaTACAAATATATATGTGCGCGAACAGGTGTTTCGAAAGCAAGGCGAAAgattttatttatgctttttgGATAGGTAGAAAGTGATAATAAGATTGACCTATTCAAAGTCTTCGAAGATACGAAGTTGGAGTTGGTAATTGTCGTATTCAGATTGCTGCTCCTCCTGAATCTGTTTCGCTGAGGCCTCTGCAGAATCGCTGCACCTTTCTAAGTGGATTAATTGGAGGGTTGGGATTTCTCCAATGCCGGCTGGGATTTCCTCTAGATAGAAACAACTTCGTAAAAAGAGATGGCGGAGTCTAGGGAAGTTGGTTTCATCAGCTCTCCAACGCACCAGTCCATAACAATTATAGAGTAGTAGAAACTGCAATGAGCTGAATTCATCTCCTTCTGCTATTTCCCACTCTTcatttgcttcttcttcttcttctgctatTTCCCACTCTTcatttgcttcttcttcttcttcttcttcttcttctgctatTTCCCACTCTTcatttgcttcttcttcttcttctgctatTTCCCACTCTTCATTtgcttcttcttcatcatcatcgtTTTCTTTATCGTCGtcctcttcatcttcttcttcttcttctgtctCATAGCTTTTGAAGCTACATCCCTCTATCTTGAGCACTTCCAGATTCGGTAGTGCACACAGAGCCGTCGTCGCTGCCGGAGTTATTACACAATTCCACAGATTTAATTTTCTAAGAGTAGATGGAAATTTGAGTGCGTGCACATAACATTGATAGCGAGGTGAACTCCAGCTTAATGTTTGGAGTTTGTGAAGATGACTCAGATCAACTACTTCACTCATCCCTGATGAGCCTTCAACCCAATACCTGATTTTCAAGCTTTTTATATTTGGAATGCTTTCCAAGAAACCCCTTCTAATCACTGACAGAGTTAGCTCCACAGTCCGTATCGTCTGCAGCTTCTTCAGAACAATTTTTTGCATGTAATCATCTTCTATTATGAGATCTACATTCAACATGATGAGATGTCTTAACTCAGACATCTCCCACAACTCAGTTGGACAAGAGCTATACTCGGATAGCTCAGCAATCAAGGTTTGCAAATTACACAATCTTGATATTCCACTTCTTGGCAATGACTTGCAATTGATAGATAAGTAGCGTAAGTTCACAAGTTGTAATATTTCTTCCGGGAACTCAATCATACGCCTTCCTATCTTATACTTATTCATTTCTAATAAATCCAACACCCTAAGCAATCTTAATGTGAAAACCATAGGAGATAGCTTCCGATCCAACAAGATCAAGAGTAGAAATGATCGAACAAGTGACATCTCTGATGAAGAAGCATACTCATCAATATCTTCCATTCCATATGATGTGTGAATACTCACACGACGCAGCTGGTTAGAGAATGTGAGCTCGGTCGAATTCTTGACATGTAGAAACTTCTCATCATCAGCTTTCCTAATGCATAAATCTCTCAAAATATCATGCATGCTGTAGGTCTCTGCTTTTTCATACCAATTATAACTTCTAACCGAAACTAGATTCCTTTCTACAAGTGACTTTAAATAATCCTCTCCCTCTTCCTCCAAACTTTTATCTCCATTCGATTTCACAAATCCTTCTGCTACCCACTTCCATATGAGTCTCAAGGGGTCAATCTCATAATCTTCAGGGAATGCTGCCATATAGAGGAAACATGGTTTCAAGTGAAGCGGCAGATGGTTATAACTTAAGGATAGTATATTGGAGAATTGCTTGTCCGATTCAGCAATTGCAGCTCTTACGTCGTTCCCAATATTCTCCCAAACATCTTTCAATCTTTCCACCTTTGACAACAGCCCTCCAATCACATTGATAGCTAGAGGAAGCCCACCGCAATCACTCGCAATCTTCTCTCCGATCCCTTGTAACTGATGAGGGCAATCCTCTTCTCCAAACACAATTTGGCTAAGAAGATCCCAACTTTGAGACTCGCTCAGCAACTTCACCTTATGATGCAGACTATTGGAGTCTGCATATTTGGCGACATCCGATTCCCTAGTGGTGATCACAATCCGACTCCCGTTATTGTTGTCCGGGAAGTACCTCCTTATCTCATCCCAGAATTTGGTGCTCCAAATATCATCTAATACAATCATGTATCTTCTACCATACAAGCTCCTATACAAGATATCTTTTAACTCACCATCTCCCTTATGTTCATAGTCTGATCCAGTTATGCAACGAAGAAGGCTTAATAGAATTGAGCGCATATTGTAATCTTGTGAAATTGTGGTCCAAGCAAGATAGCTAAAGTGGTCAACAATGGAAGGATCTTGATAAAGTTTTCGAGCAAGAGTGGTTTTACCTATACCACCCATACCCACGATGGGCAGGATCTCCAGCTTGCTCTGCATCCCGATCAGCCGATCCTTCAACTGCATCAGATCTTCATCAACTCCCACCACGACGCTCTTAGAACTCGGATCTTGCAACAGAGAAGCGCCACTCGGTGAACTGCCACTCGGCATCGTCTTCCCCTCCACGAGCTTCACCACTTGTTCCATTACGGaatcaagttgttgaattactTGTTGTAGATCTGGTGTTGAAAAAGTAAATCTCACGCCTTCAGGGCTGGAAAGCATTTGAGCAACCATCTGAGATTCAATGATGTCTTCAGCTCTATGTGCTGCTTCTTGGATTTGACTTTCCAAATTCTCTATAATTTTGGAGGGTGAAGATTTTTCAAGAATCTGCTGCAGAGAAGCAGCTTTTCCGAGGAGGGATTCGAGTTGCGGTTTGTTGTGATCAACAATCCAGTGCGATTGTTGAGGATTCAAGATTTGTTGTAGGATGGTGATGAGGGGTTGAAGATTGTAAGCCATTTCTCTGATCTCTTCTCACTCACAAAGGATATAGGCAAATTTGTATAAGCTACGCAGCTGTTGTATTGACTTTGAGCAAATAAAACAAAGTTGTAATTTGATAGTATAAAAATATTGTGTAGTTGGCTATATTTATATTAGGGTGGTTGTAGTTTGCATATTTTGAATTGGGTGCATCCATTTTTATATGATCTTGGAAAGAGAGTTCAATATTTTatgttcttatatatatatatatatatatatatatatatatatatataatatatatgtgtgtgtgtgtgtgtgtttccgAGAATTGTCATGTTGTTAAAACCAAACATCATAAAGAGACAATTAtaagagagagcgagagagagagcaacTTTCTTCATGTGATGCATTATTTTTTACTGAGATGGAAAGTTTGTGCGTGCATTTATTTAAATGTTATTATCCCTGTAACCAATACAgtgttatatataaatatattttgataaataattaccaattacataaataaattttaaaattatgtccATATAAACTCGAACTCAAAACTTCTTTTGACTTTATGTATTACCAGTTCTACCGTTAGATCAACACACATACTAATATATTTATGTTCAAGAAGTGATATCATGCACGCATGCCAACTTTATCTCAATACATATTTAGCTGTATATTGataatatacaaaattattaaTGTAAAGGATTTTGGAAATAGaagaaacaaaaggaaaaatGTGTGTTGGGATGAATCTTTTGAATATTCAATAGCTCCACAACGTCATATCATGTCATAGTGTTTTAGGATATTtgcaaaataaatcatcattTTGCAATTCCaatctcattttcaaattcttgCAAATAAATACTAAATCTTTTTTACTTTTCTAATTAGTGTTTCTGTCTAATGTTGATAACCCTAGGTCTTCTTCCCCCTCAGCAGCTTCCTCGTTCGCCTCCTCCCCCTCGGCAGCTTCCTCGTTCGCTTCGTCCACCTGAGACGGATGAGGCGGCAAAATCTACGAGCTCTTCGGCCTTATCTTCCATACGTGGCTCCGACCCACATTCCTCTATGAACTggtaaaattgagaaaataaacaaGCAAGAATCCATTACCAATGCTGAGAAATGATGATATTGGACTtctaaaaacctctgttaaagaAGAACCCAAGATAACAACACCCCACAAATTTATTCCTAATGAAAAACATTACCACAGGATTTCCTAGACGTGACGAGCTGCCCAGCAGTTAAAGAACAAAAACATAACATGGCCAATGCCCCCTTGTTACATTTTCTTCATTTCTATTGAcaattaagagggtgtttggctaagcttattttaaagagcttagcttataaaatgtttcaagagcttatataTTTTTCCTCTATTTTTTGTGTTCCTCAATTTTTTTGCAATGGATTGCGAGTTCGACGATTACCTAGAGCAATGCGGTGGAGGTTCGAGTGTGCCTAGTACTCAACCaatgatggggtttgctccaTTTTCTCAAGCTTCATACATCTTTGCTTCGGGAAATAATCGAACTCCGACAACGTTACCAAGCGCTGAAGAAGATGAGCCGGAGGCGAAGCCTAAAGCCAAGGGGGCGCGCACCACCTACACAAACGATGAGACAGAGCTCATATGCATATTGAGGGCAGAGACTACCCACAATCCGATTTTGGGAATTTTCCAAAggttgctccaatattggggcTCAATCGGCGAGAAATACAACACCCTCAAACCGCTGGGATCTCCTAAGTGTAAGCCGGATCATATCAAATCCCACTTCCAACGATGCACGAGGCGAATCACAAGAAGAGATTCAGCCATATCAAAGCTTGGAAAATCCTCTGCGATTGTCAAAAGTTCGCGTCGCAAGCCACCGATGTCCACTCCGCCAAGAAGTCAAAGAGATCCGACGTGGAGCCAACAACAACTTCATCGGAACCGAGCATCACCACGAGGCACGAAAGAGGCGAAGCGAGATAAAGTCAAGGGCAAGAAGAGGGAAGCCTCTTCCACACAGTCGTCGTACTTCGAGGCGCTTGAGAAAGTCGTCGTCGAAATGAAGGAACATGCAATCCAAATCAGTGGCATCGCCAAAGCAAAAAAGACGCTCGCCGCGGTAAAAAGGGAGGAGCTCGATTTGAAGATCCTCAATATGGATACTTTGAAGATGAACAAAGCTAAATTGACATGGGCACAACCATTTGATCCAAGAGGTGCTCAAGCGTCGAAGAATCATGTAGTTTaggatttttaaattatgttctttttttaaagttatttaaattatttaatttttagttttaatgtaatgtttaattttattttcaataaaaattaaatattttagcaTAAAAGTGTTGAAATTGGAATTTTGGTGGAAATGAGGATTTTAGCACCAAGGTAAGAACTATACATTGGAGGGGGAGGTGCttaaggtggggaccaccatttAAGACCTAACTTAAGCACCTCTCATTGGAGATGTTCTTAGTCGGTAACCCGATAATCACGATTTGATTATCTGGTTAATCGGTATATccaaaattttttaaaaattattaatcacATATTGATTTAATGATAAAGAAATCAATTAACGAATTAATTAATCTTCGATATCCATTTAAACAACCATACGAGACATTATCTCTATTACTATAATGTAATTTTATCAATAAAGAGTAGGGGTGAGACCGTGAGAATTGAGTCGGGTTCGGGTATCCTACCTGAAAAAATTGGATACCCGGGCCTGAATTAGAAGGGACACCCTGTACCGATTTCGAACTCGATTTTATAATCGGGTATCCTAATATCCGAGTCGGATATTCGGGTACCTTAAATTACCCGATCAAATGTCAAGTTTCAGAAGTCAAACTGTTAATTCGGACAAATATGGTGGTATTCGGGTACTCAAATTACCCGATTTGGCTTAATAGGGTATTTTGATTAACTTAatgtgattttatttatttatttcttgtatgatTTTGGTGCTGCAAAGCATCAAAATCATACaagaattttatttaattattttactattttatcatatattttatagctcctaaattaaatttatggTTATAAAATATAGGATAAAtagtaaatatttaattaattattattattattttgaaaaggGGGTTATAAGGAGTATAATGTGGCTATGAATAGAATGACCCCCAACATTATATACTTACGTTCAAGAAGTAATATCATGCATGCTAACTTTGTCTAGCTAAAAGTACTAGAACTAGAAATGTTTAGGGATCATAATTCATCCGAAACTCCAAATTAATTAACTTTGACAAAATATATATCAATGAAATTAtaacattatattaaaaaaaatccaattaAAGGTTCAAGTCTCATTGAAAGTCCCATGGCAAAAACCCAGTAAAAAACACTAAAAAATCCAATTAAAGGTTCTCGTATTCAGATTGTTGCTCCTCCTGAATCTGTTTCGCCGAGGCCACAGCAGAATCGCTGCACCATTTTAACTCGATTAATTGGAGGGTTGAGATTTCTCCAATGCCGGCGGGGATTTCCTCTAGCTTCTCACAAACTCCTATAAAGAGATGGCGGAGTCTAGGGAAGTTGGTTTCATCAGCTCTCCAACGCACCAGGTCTAAATAATAGAGTTGTAGAAACTGCAATGACCTGAATTCATCTCCTTCTGCTATTTCCCACTCATTGCTTGTGAAGGTGCATCTGTACATCTCGAGCACTTCCAGATTCGGTAGTGCACACAGAGCCGTCGTCGCTGCCGGAGTTATTACACAAAGATTCAGACTTAATTTTCTAAGAGTAGATGGAAATTTGAGTGCGTGCACATAACATTGACTCAACAATGAATCCCAGCTTAATGTTTGGAGTTTGTGAAGATGACTCAGATCAACTACTTCACTCTTCCCTGATGAGCCTTCAATTGGATACTCAGATCAACACACGCCTCTGCATTGCTCTCGTCGACATGTTTGTTAGGCGCGGGGACCCACGGAGCGCGATGGAGGTGTTCTGGTCGATGAAGGAGAGAGACGTATCCGCATGGACTACAGCAATCGGAGCGATGGCAATGGAGGGGAACGGGGAACGAGCCCTCGAGCTTTTCCACGAGATGGTCCGACGAGGGATTGCGCCGGATCAAGTAGCTTTCAGTGGAGTTCTTACAGCTTGTAGCCATGCCGGTTTGGTTGACGAAGGAATGCTTGTGTTCAACAGCATGAAGGAATACGGGATCGTTCCGCACGTCGTCCACTACGGGTGCGTCGTTGATCTACTCGGCCGCGCGGGTTTGCTAGACGAGGCGCTCGAGTTCATCGACGCAATGCCCTTGGAGGCGAACGCCGCAATCTGGGGCGCATTCTTGAGCGCTTGCCGGAAGCACGGGAACGAGAAAATGGCCAGCCGTGCCGCTAAGATGATGAGCGAATGTAGCAGCGACGGCGGCGATCATACGGGTATCCACGTCCTCCTATCGAACATATACGCGTCCGCCGTGTTATGGAGCAACGTTGCTCGAGTCCGGACGCGTATGAAGGAACGGGGCATGAGGAAAACCCCGTGTTCGAGCGCGATCGAGGTCGGCGGGGTCGTTCGCGAGTTCACTTCCGGTGACGAGAGCGCGTGCTGTAGTGAACCCAAGTATTTTGTATGAATTTCTCACGAATTTGCAATGTAACAGTGTTTAGAATTGggagggaagagagagagaaagagagagtagagagagagtaGGAAGAAATTTGGATAATTCCCCTTCTGCGAAAACTTGGAAAACAAGTGATACAAAAAGGTGTGGTCCCAACAGCCCAACAACTCCACACATTCTTACTTggaaattacaaattaaataaaactaaaacaaTACTTGATAAAAGCTAACTAAGGAACACGTCACCAGCTAGCCCCCAATTCTTCTCTTCAATCCCTAAATTTTTCTATCTCATTTCTTTCAAGATCGCATCTTGAATCACCTTCTTCTCTGAACCCTCACAATCCACAACATTACCCCCCGCCGAAGAACATCCTTGTCCGCAAGGATGAAGAGAAGGAAATTTCCGGCGAACATGGTTCAAGTCTTCCCACGACCGAAATCCTGCGTTGTCCTTCGACCACTGTACCAATATCTGCTCAACGGGGACACCCTTTCGATGGATAATACGGGTGTCTAAGACAACAAAAGGCTCAATCTTGAAATGCCCATCAGAATCCGTATCTGGTAACTCAGCAACAGGTACCAATTTCTCACTGATGCACTTCTTTAAGAGGGAAACATGGAAAACAGGATGAACCCGAGATGACTCAGGAAGATCGAGTCGGTAAGCCACAGTCCCGACCTTCTCCAGAACAGTATATGGCCCATAGTAGCGAGATGATAACTTGAGATTTTTCCTTAAAGAGACCGAATTTTGCCGATAAGGTTGGAGTTTGAGGTAGACTTGATCTCCCACCTGAAATTCTCTGTCTTGTCGGTTCTTATCTGCATAGGTTTTCATTCGATTTTGGGCAGAGATGAGATTCTCTCGAAGTAGTCTGATAAATTCCTGCCTCTCCGCCATAACATCCTTAGCTTCTTGATTAGTGGAGTCCAAGTAGGAGCCTAATCCCAACTGCGTTGGAGGAAACCCATAGAGAGCTTGAAAGGGAGTGCACTTTAAGCTGCTATGGTAGTTAGTATTGTACCAATATTCAGCTAAAGGTAGCCATTTTAGCCATTGCTTAGGTGTGGAACTGATCATACACCGTAGATAGTTTTCCAAGCATTGGTTGAGCCTTTCAGTCTGCCCATCAGTCTGCGGATGGTAGGAAGATGACATATCCAATGAGGTTCCAATTAGCTTAAACAAGTGCTTCCAGAATAGGCTGGTAAAAACCTTGTCTCGATCAGAGACGATGCTCACAGGAGGCCCATGCAACTTATAGATGGTGTCTAAGAAAATCTTAGCAACAATCTGACTTGTATATGGATGAGATAGAGCAATAAAGTGACCATACTTGGTGAACCTGTCCACCACAACTAAGATAACATCCTTTCCACCAGATTTAGGCAAGCCTTCGATGAAGTCCATAGAAATATGTGTCCACGCTGTAGTCGGAATAGGTAATGGCTGTAAAAGTCCGGGAAAAGCGCCAACATCAGATTTGTTCCGCTGGCACACATCGCAACCTCGCACCATAGTGATAACATCTGCCTTCATGTTGGGCCAATAGAAAAAATTGCTAAGCCGTTTATAAGTTCCTTGTACCCCGGAATGCCCACCATAAGGAGATTTGTGTACTTCAGTCAATAAGTCAACCCTCAATGAATTGTCTGAGCCAATGACCAATTTTTCCTTGAATCGTAATAGTCCAGAATGCAGCTGGTAGTCCTCATAGGCCGTGTGATCGATAACTTTTGCTGCCAAAACCTTTGACAAATGAGGGTCAGCCTCATAACTTCTAGCAACCCTTTGTACCCACTGTGGAGTGACAGTAGTGAGAGCAGAACACTTTGCCTCTGGCATGACACACCTCGATAAGGCATCAGCTGCCTTATTCTCAACCCCCTTTTTGTATTGTATCTCATAGGTAAGTCCCAATAATTTGGTAAGCCATCTTTGTTGTACAGGATTGACAACCTTTTGATCCAGTAAATGACGTAAGGCCTGCTGATCTGTTTTGATGATGAAGTGGTGCCCTTGTAAATAAGATTTCCACCGTTGTACCGCCATGACCACTGCTAAAAATTCTTTTTCATAGATAGAGAGAAGTTGATTCTGAGGACTCAAGGATTTGCTCATGAAGGCTATGGGTCTGTGGTTCTGCATTAGAACAGCCCCCACTCCAAATCCACTAGCATCCGTTTCCAGTACGAAAGGTTTGCTGAAATCTGGCAAAGCCAAAACAGGGGCTGTTGACATAGCTTCCTTAAGCTGGTTAAAGGCCACTTCAGCTTCAGAATTCCACTTGAAATTGTCCTTCTTAAGCAATGAAGTCAGTGGTCTGCTAATCAATCCATACCCCTTGATAAATTTTCTGTAGTACCCCGTTAAACCAAGAAATCCCCTTAATTGTTTAACTGTCTTAGGCACAGGCCAGTTGAGCATACATGAAACCTTGGTTGGATCGGTAGCAACTCCTTCACGTGTGATTATGTGGCCAAGGTATTCAATGTTTTGCTGGCCAAACTGACATTTACTTCGCTTGGCATATAGAGTGTGATGTCTAAGCAACTCTAATACTTTCCTCAAATGAAGTAGATGGTCTGACCATGATCTACTATATACCAAAATATCATCGAAGAACACTAGAACAGATTTCCTTAGTTGCTCCTGGAACACCCTGTTCATAAGTGCTTGAAATGTAGCAGGCGCATTGCAAAGCCCAAAAGGCATCACCAAAAATTCATAGTGCCCTTGGTGGGTGTTAAAGGCTGTGTATTGTCTGTCTGACGGAGTAACCAATATTTGAAAATATCCCGACCTTAAATCAAGTTTAGAAAAGAACTGTGCACCAAACAACTCATCCAGTAGCTCATCAATCAATGGAATGGGGTAGTCATTTTTAATAGTGAGAGAGTTTAAGTACCTGTAATCAACACACATTCGCCATGTGTTATCCTTCTTTTTTACTAATATGACAGGAGCAGCAAAAGGGCTCCTACTATGTTGTATTATTCCTTCTTTCAGCATTCCTGCAATTATCTTTTCAATTTCATCCTTTTGACTGTGAGAAGTCCTATAGGGGTGTTGTTGCTTTGGAACACTATTGGGCTTAAAGCTTGATCTGATGTTCTATCCCTCGTGCAGGAGGCAGGCCTTGGGGATCAGCAAAAACATCAGCAAATTCTTCCAAAAGAGGAGTAAGGACTTCTGGTGCATTGCTACCTGGCACAGGAGGTATCAAAAGGTATGCTTCTTCCACTTCTGTGACGTCTTTGGAAAATAGGGTATAGAGTTGCACCTCACTGAGAAGATGGCAGTCGACACTGTTAGTAGCAGCCTGTAACTTTACTTTTTTACCATTCCAATTTACTGTGAAAGTCATCTTGTTGTAGTCCAATTCAATAGGAGTACAATATTTTAGCCAATCACCCCCTAGAATTAGGTCATACCCTTCACTTGCTAGAACCCTGGGAGAATATATGAATTGGTGCCCTTGTACACCCCAAGTGAAATTAGTAGCCTGGCGAGTGCTAATTAATTTCTGGCCATTAGCTACTCGTACCATAATAGGCTTCACTTCTTCCATCTTACACCCTAACTTCTTGGCTGTGCTCTCTTGCAAGAAGCTGAGGGTACTGCCAGTATCCACTAGTATGTGTAATTTATGCTCTTCCACCTCACCTACCACCTTCATAGTGGTGAGACCTATCTCTCCCATTAAGGAATGTAGGGACAACTGAATTTCCTCCATCGGTTCTGTAATAGGGTCAGCAATTAAAGTTTCACCTTCAATGCCTTCATATTGACTATATTCCATCTCTTGTTCCTCAGTCATTGTCATAAAAAACACCCTGTGCTTGCACTTGTGACCATAGACATAAGGCTCATCACAATTAAAGCATAAGCCCTTCTCCCGTCTAGCTGCTCTCTCAGCACTAGTTAGTAACTTGATAGGTGGCTTCAAATTATTTTGGGTAAATGATTTAGTAGTAGCAGCATCTTCTCCTGGCCTTTTAGAAATAGGTCCAGCGCTAGAAAATGGCCTATTAGAAGTAGGTTTTACCCGCCTTGCTATAGCCTCCAAGGTTGAGATCTGCCTTTGCCCAATTTCAATGGCCTCTTGTAGTGTTCCAGGCTTGAACAACATCATGAAGTTCTGCAGTTCCTCCGATAATCCACTGACAAAATTAGCGACAAAATATTCTTCAGAA
It contains:
- the LOC130993019 gene encoding uncharacterized protein LOC130993019 — its product is MAEATRFKDLQEAQKKLDQYVQTESMKRAAAEERIQEHITFIDQKMQGIDTKYDHLTGVLAEIQLQLLNLDKGKSYREDESILGDPPSGFQIGGNHSKNSSYTSKFKIDYPQSGMGNSFHKVDFPRFNGTNPRAWIIKCNSYFKLTAAMTDEHKVQLAIHNFEGKALQWFQNFGYESVLDVSWDQFLQVVAARFEDINESKIIMEFKNLKQSGSYVSYVEKFEELRACLLLSSRIKYSEEYFVANFVSGLSEELQNFMMLFKPGTLQEAIEIGQRQISTLEAIARRVKPTSNRPFSSAGPISKRPGEDAATTKSFTQNNLKPPIKLLTSAERAARREKGLCFNCDEPYVYGHKCKHRVFFMTMTEEQEMEYSQYEGIEGETLIADPITEPMEEIQLSLHSLMGEIGLTTMKVVGEVEEHKLHILVDTGSTLSFLQESTAKKLGCKMEEVKPIMVRVANGQKLISTRQATNFTWGVQGHQFIYSPRVLASEGYDLILGGDWLKYCTPIELDYNKMTFTVNWNGKKVKLQAATNSVDCHLLSEVQLYTLFSKDVTEVEEAYLLIPPVPGSNAPEVLTPLLEEFADVFADPQGLPPARGIEHQIKL
- the LOC130991434 gene encoding pentatricopeptide repeat-containing protein At3g22690-like; this translates as MNPSLMFGVCEDDSDQLLHSSLMSLQLDTQINTRLCIALVDMFVRRGDPRSAMEVFWSMKERDVSAWTTAIGAMAMEGNGERALELFHEMVRRGIAPDQVAFSGVLTACSHAGLVDEGMLVFNSMKEYGIVPHVVHYGCVVDLLGRAGLLDEALEFIDAMPLEANAAIWGAFLSACRKHGNEKMASRAAKMMSECSSDGGDHTGIHVLLSNIYASAVLWSNVARVRTRMKERGMRKTPCSSAIEVGGVVREFTSGDESACCSEPKYFV
- the LOC130991432 gene encoding uncharacterized protein LOC130991432, whose amino-acid sequence is MAYNLQPLITILQQILNPQQSHWIVDHNKPQLESLLGKAASLQQILEKSSPSKIIENLESQIQEAAHRAEDIIESQMVAQMLSSPEGVRFTFSTPDLQQVIQQLDSVMEQVVKLVEGKTMPSGSSPSGASLLQDPSSKSVVVGVDEDLMQLKDRLIGMQSKLEILPIVGMGGIAMKRSAPTQQVEISSDDSSSSEAENDDSRSQKPNDEPALELSAEAWLFRRAASYQEYMKSIPIPTNRGAVIPYTSWTGLGASMKQMYEQPLHYLTNIHLQRMDRERLGAEDEYVPLDLIIHPSKAEVTIWLIEEIHRRTSSPHHLAQLWAADPMYHAFIDAIFPKLGS